In the Geitlerinema sp. PCC 9228 genome, one interval contains:
- the pheA gene encoding prephenate dehydratase, translating into MNPSIAYLGPPGTYTEAATLAYAEYLQQTHGWSSQLTPRATIAQTLQAAAAQEVAYAVVPVENSIEGGVTVTLDTLWQLECLQIHKALVLPITHSLISRASERERITKVYSHPQALAQCQGWLAKQLPQAELVATPSTSEAVLHAKEDTLVAAVASIRAAQLYGLPILAQAINDYPENCTRFWVVSAHSGNRGSHTSLAFSLPANVPGALLKPLQVFAQRGINLSRIESRPTKLALGEYLFFIDLEADSHQTTVQSALEEIRGYTEVLKLFGSYDVLSVQPLAAPPTL; encoded by the coding sequence ATGAATCCATCCATCGCCTATTTGGGACCGCCGGGAACCTATACCGAAGCCGCGACCCTGGCTTATGCCGAATACCTGCAGCAAACCCACGGATGGTCATCTCAGTTGACTCCCAGGGCGACCATTGCCCAAACCCTACAAGCCGCGGCCGCTCAAGAGGTGGCTTATGCCGTCGTTCCCGTAGAAAATTCCATCGAAGGGGGCGTTACCGTTACCCTAGACACCTTATGGCAACTAGAGTGCCTGCAAATTCACAAAGCCCTGGTTCTGCCCATTACCCACAGTTTAATTTCCCGCGCCAGCGAGCGGGAACGCATTACCAAAGTATACTCCCATCCCCAGGCCCTTGCCCAATGTCAGGGCTGGTTGGCGAAACAGCTACCGCAAGCCGAGTTGGTTGCTACCCCATCCACCTCCGAAGCTGTGTTGCATGCCAAAGAAGATACTTTGGTAGCCGCGGTTGCCTCCATCAGAGCCGCCCAGCTGTACGGACTGCCAATCCTAGCCCAAGCCATCAACGACTATCCGGAGAACTGCACCCGATTTTGGGTAGTGAGCGCCCACAGCGGCAACCGCGGCAGCCATACCTCCCTAGCATTTAGCCTGCCAGCCAACGTTCCGGGAGCTTTGCTCAAACCCCTGCAGGTATTTGCCCAACGGGGAATTAACCTATCGCGAATCGAATCGCGACCCACCAAGCTAGCACTGGGAGAATATTTGTTTTTTATCGATTTGGAAGCCGACAGCCACCAAACAACCGTACAATCTGCCCTCGAAGAAATTCGCGGGTATACCGAAGTTTTAAAACTCTTTGGCAGTTACGATGTTTTATCCGTACAGCCTTTGGCCGCGCCCCCAACGCTATAA
- a CDS encoding LON peptidase substrate-binding domain-containing protein, with translation MAPSSSIAVRELPLFPLPEVVLFPGRPLPLHIFEFRYRILMNTILQTDRRFGVLMWDPARNEAARVGCCAEIANYQRLPDDRMKMLTLGQQRFRVLEYVREYPYRVGLVEWIDDETPQENLEPMAQQVELLLKDVVRLSSKLMDQSIDLPEDIPSLPRELSFWIASNLYGAASEQQALLELQDTKARLEREEEILTSTRNHLAARTVLKDTFSSE, from the coding sequence ATGGCACCCTCTTCTTCCATTGCAGTTCGGGAACTCCCGTTATTTCCCCTTCCGGAAGTGGTTCTGTTTCCCGGCAGACCCCTGCCTTTACATATTTTCGAATTTCGCTATCGCATTCTCATGAACACCATTTTGCAAACCGACCGTCGGTTTGGGGTCCTCATGTGGGACCCTGCTCGCAACGAAGCGGCCCGGGTAGGCTGCTGTGCGGAAATCGCCAACTACCAGCGCCTGCCTGACGACCGCATGAAAATGCTAACCTTGGGGCAGCAACGGTTTCGGGTGTTGGAGTACGTCCGCGAGTATCCTTACCGGGTTGGGTTGGTGGAATGGATTGACGACGAAACCCCGCAAGAAAATTTGGAACCTATGGCCCAGCAGGTGGAATTGCTGCTGAAAGATGTGGTTCGCCTCTCTAGCAAGCTGATGGACCAATCCATTGACTTGCCAGAAGATATTCCTTCTCTGCCCCGGGAGCTGTCTTTCTGGATTGCTAGCAATTTGTACGGCGCTGCTTCCGAACAGCAGGCTTTGCTGGAGTTGCAGGATACCAAAGCCCGTTTGGAACGGGAAGAAGAAATTTTAACTTCCACGCGCAACCATCTGGCGGCGCGTACGGTGCTTAAGGATACATTTTCTTCGGAATGA